The following DNA comes from Tachypleus tridentatus isolate NWPU-2018 chromosome 9, ASM421037v1, whole genome shotgun sequence.
tattttatttttgacgtctttttaaaattttacgtTAGTGTTTAAACCGTACTATGAAATAAGTCAACTTATTAGTTTAATTTGTCAGatcatagttatatatatatatataaaatgtttgtttgtttgaaattaagtacaaagacggtggatggtgatgactagctctagtcttactctgctaaattagggagggctagtgcagatagcctttgagttgctttgcgcgaaatttaaaacaaacaaacaaactaataacattttgatgGACTGCCTTATATTATATCAgatgaacaaaaaatatgttaattattgtaCAATTTAAACAACTTGTTAAATTGTAACCTTCACGTACTGTAAAACCGTAAATCTCTATTTCAATCTTAGGTTTAAGAGTGGTAGGATGATTAAACGCTGTGTGTTATTCTACGGTAGTTTGGTTGTAGTTGTTTTAAGTGCACTCTCTAACCAGAATATTCTTTCTGTTTTCCTTGAGATCATGTACATGCTATTTTAAGTAGTGCACTTAGATATGATGATGCACTTAGATGTGATGACGTTTATTCCAAGAGATGAATAACATTTAGAAAGGTATTCAGAGAGTGACTGTGTGACTTGTTTTGTATGAGAGATGTTCTTAACACTGAATTTATTTGTCAGTAGCATGCAACAGAACCTTCAATGGGGAAGCTAACGTGAAGTACAAGCTCCACATCACTGGGCCTTTCCATCGTCAGATTCCCTTCCTCTGTATCGTCAGCTTTGTCGCTGATGGTTCTCAATATGGCGACCACGTGGAACTCCAGGTTCTTTCCTTCAACGTCGGATCGCTTGAAAAAGGAAGGTAATCCTTCTATATAAGTCTAACCATTTCTCACCAAAGAAACATATCAGCTAGTAGGCTTAAGCTTCGAGGtttgatttgtaattttttttttatggaggAGACCaagtttattgaaatgttttaaaagattttGACTTCTGCGTTCATGGTACTAATACAAGGAAAAACGCCAACATATAAGAATTAACGtgttttgctttataaatgttattttaacttacAAACCTACCTACTTTGGAAGAAAAAAACATGCAGACACGAGAACACTTAAAAATATtacagattgtgtatttttaattcgTTCTGTTGTACTAGATACTCTCGTAAGCATTACTTGGACATGTAAAAAATGATGAATTTAAGTAGACACGAGTCTACCCAGGTGAAACAACCTTAAAAGCAGTATTTCTGTCCTTTTCTGTTTCGTTCCAACTGTATCAGACTTTTGTCTACTTCACAAAACGTTTCAGTTGccaataacaattttataaaggAAACGCGATGTTTATTCTGTTTCGTTTTTCATTTGTGGATATTCTTTATCTGAAGACTGGTTAACAAGCAGTGCTTCATTGTGTTATATGATTTATATTGTGTCTTTTCAACATGATTTTAAGATGGGTTTTCAAATACTGTCACGAAGGATTAATGACATTGATTAAAATAGAGACATAATTTTTCGTTTTGTATCTGGATATTAAGCAATCATTATGCTTTTATGTGTACCTAGTTCTTATCTATTGTGTTTTCGtgattaatgttaaattattcaaAGACGTAACGGTTTTCGTTCAGTATAGTAACGTATgtatattttgcttgttttttataaataaaacacgagtttaaaatattattattagaaactgataataaatgatgaattatgattaatttcattataaatttaaaacataacgACAAAAACAGCAACcgaaatttgtattttttgttagaagttttgtaaataaaatattgtatttagtgTATTTCGTGATTATTGAAAATGTGTGATATTTTGAAAACACTAAAAAATGGAAGAAGCACTGAAGACATTTTGTAACTTCTCACAAGCTCAATGATATAGAGAAAGCTCAATAATCAACATCTTAATTTTCATTAGCGGTAGAAAATGctcaataatcaatattttagcaATTTTTAATAGTGGTGAGAAATCCTCAGTATTAAACGTGTTAGTATTTTTCATTAGCGGTAGATAATGctcaataatcaatattttagcaATTTTTAATAGTGGTGAGAAATCCTCAGTATTAAATgtgttagtattttttattagCGGTAGAAAATGctcaataatcaatattttagcaATTTTTAAAAGTGGTGAGAAATACTCAATATTAAACGTGTTAGTATTTTTCATTAGCGGTATAAAATGctcaataatcaatattttagcaATTTTTAATAGTGGTAAGAAATCCTCAGTGTTAAACgtgttagtattttttattagCGGTAGAAAATGctcaataatcaatattttaacaatttttaatagtgGTTAGAAATCCTCAGTATTAAACgtgttagtattttttattagCGGTAGAAAATGctcaataatcaatattttagcaATTTTTAATAGTGGTGAGAAATGATCAATATTAAACgtgttagtattttttattagCGGTAGAAAATGctcaataatcaatattttagcaATTTTTAATAGTGGTGAGAAATTCTCAGTATTAAACgtgttagtattttttattagCGGTAGAAAATGctcaataatcaatattttaacaatttttaatagtgGTGAGAAATCCTCAGTATTAAACgtgttagtattttttattagCGGTAGAAAATGctcaataatcaatattttagcaATTTTTAATAGTGGTGAGAAATCCTCAGTATTAAACGTGTTAGTATTTTTCATTAGCGGTAGAAAATGCTCAATAATTTATATGTTAGAAccttttattagtatattacaaaATGCTCTAATGTTAACACTTTTTATTAGCGGTAGAAAATGCTCCATAATCAACATGTTAGTAACTTTAATTAATACTAGAAAATATCAACAGTTCTTTAATTTATACACTATTTTATGAGTTTTTCGAGAAGATGTGTTAATAAAAATGCTCCACACTTACAATAGTggggacccggcatggtcaggtggtttagacactcgacttataatccgaggctcgtgggttcgaatcccccctcaaaccaaacatgctcgctctttccgctgtgagggcgttataatgtgacggtcaacgcCACTATTCATTGGCGtcgggtggtaatgactagctgccttccctctaattttacactgttaaatgaggaacggctagtgcagatagtcctcgtgtaactttgcgcgaaattcaaaacaaaccaatacaacAGTGGGCGTGTTATAAAAGTGGCAATTGGTTTAGAGTAGCTGCTTCATGAAGCACGTGTAGCCTTGGTAAGCAAATCTGAATCAGAGACTGTTTAATTCGTTGTGTATTTAAGTTGCTGTTCCGGTAAGAAGACAAAGGATTCTGTATGTCAGTTTTGTTACCAAAATTAGAGATTGTTTTAATATTGAGGAAATCTTGCAGTTAATTCACTAACAATACGACATTTGTTATTAAATGAAGTTTGAcgataaatttaattattagaatattttaaactctACTGGTGGCGCTACAGGGAAGACAGGGTAGTTGGGCCCACCTGAAATGCTGTTGGATCCATCAAGCTAATGTAGTCCATTGATCTAATTTCAAAGTTATTCCACATTTCGATCTATTATGTGTCTCATTCCCCATTctacaattaagaaaaaaaaatagcgCTGGGAACCTCAATTAATTATAACTAAgccttatatattttttatcattagaaCAACGCTTGAAATATTGgattggcttgttttgaatttcgctagaagctacatgagggctatctgcgctagccgtccctagtttagcagtgtgagactagaggaaaggcagctagtcatcaccactcaccgccaactcttgggctactcttttaccaacgaatagtgggattgaccgtcacattatacgcccccacggctggaagggcgagcatgtttggcgtaatgaggattcgaacccgcgaccctcatattagaagtcaagcgccttaatcacctggtcatagCGGGCCATTGAAGATAACTCAAACTACTTGTTTCAGTAAGGTAATTTTTAGGTAGACAGCATCCTGTATTTTGAATGAATATGTTAACACGATGATGTTTAATATCTTAATGAAACTTTGCAGCAGACTTACCGATAAAAAATCGAATACACGTTTTAAAGGagtttttttatactttaatcTCATGATGTCAGATTAAAGAAATCttaatacaaagtgataaaaccctataacccgagaaCTTTCGAAAAATTGGTAGAGAGAGAGATCCACCTTTCGAGGCACTTGGgttatggttttttttttatcgttttaCATTAAAAGTTCTTGAACCTTCGGGTATTTGTCTCGTCATATCTCACTATTCATttattctagttttatactgtgtttgtgttttccttataggaaagccacagtgggctatctgcaaCCGAACGGATGGTTAGTCTTGTAAATCCGAAAATTATCGCTGTCACAGCGGGGGACTCTAGTTTTATAAtgacaataaaaatgtttgcgTCCTTTACTTTGTTCGATTGCTTTTAAACGCAATGCGTACTACAAAAGGGGTATCTGTActgtgctcatcacgggtatcgaaactcagttgtTAGTgtaataagccttcagacttaccacttgTTCACTGGGTGGTCCTTTGCTTGTCGGAGTCTAATTATTAATGATGTTTTAAACAAGATGACATAAAACTGGATCTGAAAACACGAACAACTGGacttttgtttcttgaatttcaacAAGCGACGTGTTTGTATCCAAATCGTTCTATAGACACCATATTTCATCACAGGTGTAAGTATCCAAATCGTTCTATAGACACCATATTTCATCACAGGTGTAAGTATCCAAATCGTTCTATGGACACCATATTTCGTCACAGGTGTAAGTATCCAAATCGTTCTTTTGACACCATATTTCATCACAGGTGTAAGTATCCAAATCGTTCTTTTGACACCATATTTCATCACAGGTGTAAGTATCCAAATCGTTCTTTTGACACCATATTTCATCACAGGTGTAAGTATCCAAATCGTTCTATGGACACCATATTTCGTCACAGGTGTAAGTATCCAAATCGTTCTTTTGACACCATATTTCATCACAGGTGTAAGTATCCAAATCGTTCTTTTGACACCATATTTCATCACAGGTGTAAGTATCCAAATCGTTCTATGGACACCATATTTCATCACAGGTGTAAGTATCCAAATCGTTCTATGGACACCATATTTCATCACAGGTGTAAGTATCCAAATCGTTCTATGGACACCATATTTCGTCACAGGTGTAAGTATCCAAATCGTTCTATGGACACCATATTTCGTCACAGGTGTAAGTATCCAAATCGTTCTTTTGACACCATATTTCATCACAGGTGTAAGTATCCAAATCGTTCTATTGACACCATATTTCATCACAGGTGTAAGTATCCAAATCGTTCTATGGACACCATATTTCATCACAGGTGTAAGTATCCAAATCGTTCTATGGACACCATATTTCATCACAGGTGTAAGTATCCAAATCGTTCTATGGACACCATATTTCATCACAGGTGTAAGTATCCAAATCGTTCTATGGACACCATATTTCATCACAGGTGTAAGTATCCAAATCGTTCTATGGACACCATATTTCATCACAGGTGTAAGTATCCAAATCGTTCTATGGACACCATATTTCGTCACAGGTGTAAGTATCCAAATCGTTCTATGGACACCATATTTCGTCACAGGTGTAAGTATCCAAATCGTTCTATAGACACCATATTTCATCACAGGTGTAAGTCTTTATTCACACTCTAAAAGCACTTGTGGTGTATAATGAGTTATCTtattaaagaaaaccaaaactcattTTAGTATTTAGATCGTATAAAAAATTAGTGTTTATGATTTACAAGTTCGTAATTTCCGTCGTCTAATTATGAACAATTTTCAAACATATTGAAGTACTATCATCATTTGTTAGAGCATcgaccaataaaataaaaataaagtggcAGCGTATAGTACATCTTGTTACGAAGAAAAAATAATGTCTATTTTTAATGTCGTAAAACCCTAATACCTACAAACATGCAACTTTACGTGATGCTCCTACATACATGTATCGTCGTATCTAAGAAAATATCTGTGGTAGAGAATAAATCTCGTTCGAATGACAATATTAAAACCATTACAAATTTtcgtctcccgctggtacagcggtaagtcttcggatttacaacgttaaaatcaggggtctgagtcggtggactcagcagatagtttaatgtggctttgctataagaaaaacacacacacgttacaAATCTACCGACTTTTGAAAACGCAGCGTAAGGCTTTTCTGTTAAAAATTTTCATtcgttattataaaaaaaataacaaagtacaATAGTATAGATATCTGATCTTTTCAGAATACTATTCAAAAACGAGAAAGAACCTTCAGTAGCCGCGGCACTTCATTCTTCAAGGCAAGATTAGTTAAATTAATCTACATTTAAATACATCAATTAATATGagtacaaaactgtaattagatctcagatcggtcaagagatgacgaagctataagctaaaagtttgtacttaaaaaataaaacaaaaccaaatttagAGCCGTTGTGCCGcggctgaaaatatttttataaccacTATTTGCTTACCGTGTTGACCATTCTAAAGGACAGTTAAAGCTGAGGAACATTAATTTTTCTGCTTGAAGAAGTTAAGAACAACCACGTTACGTTACTCTTTTAGTTTGGTTCTGGTTTGcttttaaacttcgcgcaaagctacacgagggctatgtgcgttagctgtccctaatttagcagtttaagactagagggaaagcagctagtcatcatcacccactgtcaattcttggtctactctttttccaacgaataatgggactgaccgttacatgcttgtcctttcagtcgtgagggcattataatgtaatggtcaatcagactattcggtggtaaaagagtaacccaagaaatggcggtgggtggtgataactagctgtcttttctctagtcttgtactgctaaattaggaacggctagtgcagatagtcctcgtgtagctttgcgcaaagttaaaaaacaaaccagaaccaaattttaaactttcatcTTCAATAATGGGTAAAAGTTGATTAATTATGATTAGGCTTGATAGCGAGGGTTAGAGTAGGAGCTTTTTTGTGTAGGATCGACTAGTTTTGAAGTCTGTTTAAAGGAAACTTGATGCGATGTTGGCTTCCATGGTTAATCCACTATTAACGTTTATGTATTCcagttatactttattatttatttagtaatacgTTCAGAGAACGTAGTAGTTAAAATGTGTAATATGTATACTTTCGttatttaacctttttttattGTTACGTATTTTATGTTAAAGATTATTTTGGACTTAGGGCTAACTTACATCATCTAAGCCTGATAAATCTTAGGATTAAGTTACATTGTCTAAGCCTGATAAATCTTAGGACTAACTTAAATCTTCTAAGCCTGATAAATCTTAGAACTAAATTAAATCTTCTAAATCTGCTAAATCTCATTAGATACTGTTGGGATTAAGATCGAAGAATATCGCTGACAACGAGAGTATCCAgctgataaaacaaattaatcgATGTAAAGCGGTGAAAATACTTTGTGACAGGTTGCGCCCTCTGAATAAGTAATCCCACTCTTAAATGTATTTCATGAATTGTTTTCTTAGCGTCTATTACGTGACTTGCATATTAAAAGGCAGTTTGATTACGTTGTTTGAAGAAAGTTTCAACAAGTGTAAAGTGTTGCAAAGATTTCAAATCAAGCATGAAATGTTTGGAAAATCAATTATAGTGAATCCTTTTCAAATCTGTGTTTGTGACTCTGGACTTAAGATGTACGTTGTTGCATTCCGACATCCAGTTGACTCAGAACGCGACCGTTACAGAAAATTCATGCCAATCAATTTAGTGttctatttttatgaaatactgatgtttttattttatgttataatgaaataatgattAATAAGCACTTGGctgtattgttaattattttattttattttcttccagTAGTTCCAGTCACACATGTTACGGAGGTCATCTTCAAGTTCTGGATTATAAGAGTCCAGAAAGAGACATTAACCACCAGCAAACACGTGGGCTCAATCAGCTTGTCTCAGCATTGAAACAGACTAACGGAATGTTGCCAAAGTTGTTTAACCTCACTGCAAGAAGTGTACCTCAGTTTGGATATTTCTGTGGCCAAATGGTAGGAAAAAGCGTCAACTACTTTTCCAGTGGAAATAATGTTACGGTGGTTATATTTATGCCACGACGGGTATCGTGGCGGTTTCAGTCTTTTAACGTCTTTCTTACGTATCGATTTATCACACGGAGAACAAATTTTGGTGTTAAAAACGATGATATCAAGGTTGACTTTGGAAGATTAATACCAAACTCTTTCTGTAATCTAGAATATCAGGACTGTATAAACCGAGTCTGCATTATAAGATCTCCTAATTATCCTGGTATATTTTTACCAAACTTCACTTGTCACTATCTGATTAAACAGGAATATATTCCAAAAGGTTTTCACGCACAGATAGTGTTAAAACAGGACAATGAATACAAAATTTCGATTGATAATGGTCACTCAGGTCTCGGTGCAGTCTCCAGTAGCTCACTGACCACCGATTGCTCTCAAGACAAAGTACGCATATTTGACGGCCCGACACAGGATGCGACTTTGCTGACAGAGTTTTGTGGTTCGGGACCACTTCCCCTAGTTATTTCTAGTCAATCCAACGTTTTGATACAATTGATAAGCGCCCCCTATCAACGTCTGCACGATTCTAGGTTAGAAATTGAAGCTCGAGTACAATTTGTTAAGAAGCCCTTTTGGCGGGTCTCGGGTAATAACTGTAAATTTCTCATTGACGGGACCAAGAACGCTGAAGGTATTATAAAAAATCCCCAACATACTTTACCATCACCAACTACGTGCACTTACACCCTGAGGGGGAGAATCCCAACTGATCGTGTGTGGGTGTATTTTATGTCATATATGGTAGAGGACAAGCATCCCTGGTCACGTACAGAGCATTGCGATACTGGACGTATGGAGATTTTAGGCTCATATTATCTTGGAGCCACTGATAACATCTCCATTGAGAATAATCACACTTACTGCGAGAAAAGCTCCCCACGACTGTGCTCTCGTGCAGCAGATAGCCCTAATTTTACCCCTCATCGTCCATGCCGTCTACCAGAAGAAAGCTACTTTTCCAAGGGTCCGGAGTTAGTGCTGAAAATATATTATCCAAAGACAACCGTAATTCCAAGTGTCCAACCTCTCTTTCTGGCCAGGTTTGAATTCATAGACACACGTCAGCCCGGTACAGCTGTTACGCCCTCGCTTTGCGATCGGATTCTAACTAGTCAAAGCTCGGGCCACGGCACGATATTTTCTCCGCGAAATGTGTTGTATTTTGGAAGGGGTGGTCGGAGCGAAGTCTCTTGTCGGTACAACCTTCAAGGAACGGACTCAGACAGAGTTAAACTTGCCTTTCGAACCCTACAGCTTTATCACCATCGTGTAGAAACCTAATAGATAGGTATTCCCATAAAAGAACTTGTGAATTCTCCCAGACACATAATGGACTAATGTCCTTCGTACGAGTTGTTGAAAACTGGCAGGGAACAGAGCTACCGATAGGCTGTTTTTGTAATATAAGTTTGCTATCATTAGTTCATCAGCCACTTGAACTGGTGTCTCTCAGTGATAACGTGACAGTGATTTTTGCTGTCAGGGGCATGTATTCCCACCAAGATTatcaccattttaattttgaagcgAACTACGAATTTTATCGTTTCCCATATGTGATCAAGTTTTAAAGGAGAAACAAGGTTCTAAAGGAAAGTTAACGTTTATTGTGTATAAATGGATGTTGGAAAACACGGCCATTTTCGGTGTAGATGGACCTTAACGACACCCGTGGGTAAACATTTTTATCTAACTTTTCGGGGAACCAATGGATCAGAGAAATGTTCTTTTAGTAATGTCCTGAAGGCTTACTCAGAGGACAGTATCTCGGCAGATCTTACCATCTGTGTTAACGACAGTGCTCCTAGATTTAAAGTGTTCTCAGCATCTTGGTATAACGCAGACCTTGTCAGGTCTCATTTATCACATCAAGAAGACAACAGACCATCAAATCATATCATCATTGAGGCTCTGATTAAGACACCCCAAACAGTGAGGATGGAATGGGACGAGGTGACCAAACCCTTACTGAAAAGAAACACTGGacagtctttaaaaaaaataaactgcttGTTCAGGTGCCCAAAGATAAATGCCTGTATCAGTCCTGACCTATGGTGTGACGGGACGAAACATTGTCCGTCAGGATATGATGAGGCAGCTGAGCATTGCCAACGGTTTCCTTTATTGTATGTCGCTGCCGGGGGCGGAGTTACACTTTTTCTTTTCGTGCTGGTTCTTTTGGCTGTAATTTTCAGGTGCAGGGTACGTGGACACAATGATAAGCGACCAATAAGGATACCAGTTGTTGATCAATTCGAAATGGATCGCAGCAGCAGTGTTCCAGAAGATCACTTTGTGAAGTATTAATATCTTCTTCCCAGTTCTTGGATTTCACTAACTGTGATATAAGTCCTACTACGTTCGATTTTCGATAGTCACAAaggataatatttaaaataaaatattattgaactgtCGAGAGCCTAATTCTTGATAGTTCTGTGATTCCATGTTCTACCACCAAAGctcaaattatattaatactatatCTTAATTTGTTGCacgaaaaatacaaaataataaaaggaattaatttaaaacaaacaaacaaacaatatttcatcaagtATGTGATGTACGTTCTTGCTGATTGATAAAAACGATTGCTTTACGTCACAGTTGAAAATGTGTACCatcactttactttattatagatATGAAACATAGTTTCTATTTTAATTCTTTAGTACATCAATAAAGTTCATACAAATTGTGCTCTCTCAATTAGTGTTAAAAAAGGtattttactagttttattattattattatttttataaaatttgatcaCATTTGTGGATAGTAAATATCATTAAACagcaaaaatttcaaaacttcaatacaaagtttatattctagttcaaatttaaattaactgtcgGTTACTTTATAGTTATAGGGGgccaaatgtttgaaatatatttaacaattatattaaacTGGTCGTGAACAAcctaaacaatatttaaagaagttTACTTTCTTACGAAACCTGAAAGTGACCgagttaaacaatatttaataaagtttattttacactaaaccTGGAAGTGACGAAGTAAAACAATGCTTAGTGaagtttatattacattaaatgtGGAAGTGATAGAgttaaacaaaatttagtaaagtttattttacactaaaccTGCAAATGTCTAAGCTAAGTAACACTTGagaaatttactaaattttatagtattaaaataaaactataattaatgaAGTTTTCTTTTATACTTAATCCGAAAGTAACTAAGTTAAACAATACTTAAT
Coding sequences within:
- the LOC143224910 gene encoding uncharacterized protein LOC143224910 isoform X1, translating into MTTSCTYPLLFVVIITEMRAPLSSALCGVSEFSCNNGKCVRQNMYCNGREDCGDGSDEPRGCVVACNRTFNGEANVKYKLHITGPFHRQIPFLCIVSFVADGSQYGDHVELQVLSFNVGSLEKGSSSSHTCYGGHLQVLDYKSPERDINHQQTRGLNQLVSALKQTNGMLPKLFNLTARSVPQFGYFCGQMVGKSVNYFSSGNNVTVVIFMPRRVSWRFQSFNVFLTYRFITRRTNFGVKNDDIKVDFGRLIPNSFCNLEYQDCINRVCIIRSPNYPGIFLPNFTCHYLIKQEYIPKGFHAQIVLKQDNEYKISIDNGHSGLGAVSSSSLTTDCSQDKVRIFDGPTQDATLLTEFCGSGPLPLVISSQSNVLIQLISAPYQRLHDSRLEIEARVQFVKKPFWRVSGNNCKFLIDGTKNAEGIIKNPQHTLPSPTTCTYTLRGRIPTDRVWVYFMSYMVEDKHPWSRTEHCDTGRMEILGSYYLGATDNISIENNHTYCEKSSPRLCSRAADSPNFTPHRPCRLPEESYFSKGPELVLKIYYPKTTVIPSVQPLFLARFEFIDTRQPGTAVTPSLCDRILTSQSSGHGTIFSPRNVLYFGRGGRSEVSCRYNLQGTDSDRVKLAFRTLQLYHHRVET
- the LOC143224910 gene encoding uncharacterized protein LOC143224910 isoform X2, translated to MTTSCTYPLLFVVIITEMRAPLSSALCGVSEFSCNNGKCVRQNMYCNGREDCGDGSDEPRGCVACNRTFNGEANVKYKLHITGPFHRQIPFLCIVSFVADGSQYGDHVELQVLSFNVGSLEKGSSSSHTCYGGHLQVLDYKSPERDINHQQTRGLNQLVSALKQTNGMLPKLFNLTARSVPQFGYFCGQMVGKSVNYFSSGNNVTVVIFMPRRVSWRFQSFNVFLTYRFITRRTNFGVKNDDIKVDFGRLIPNSFCNLEYQDCINRVCIIRSPNYPGIFLPNFTCHYLIKQEYIPKGFHAQIVLKQDNEYKISIDNGHSGLGAVSSSSLTTDCSQDKVRIFDGPTQDATLLTEFCGSGPLPLVISSQSNVLIQLISAPYQRLHDSRLEIEARVQFVKKPFWRVSGNNCKFLIDGTKNAEGIIKNPQHTLPSPTTCTYTLRGRIPTDRVWVYFMSYMVEDKHPWSRTEHCDTGRMEILGSYYLGATDNISIENNHTYCEKSSPRLCSRAADSPNFTPHRPCRLPEESYFSKGPELVLKIYYPKTTVIPSVQPLFLARFEFIDTRQPGTAVTPSLCDRILTSQSSGHGTIFSPRNVLYFGRGGRSEVSCRYNLQGTDSDRVKLAFRTLQLYHHRVET